Genomic window (Arachis hypogaea cultivar Tifrunner chromosome 13, arahy.Tifrunner.gnm2.J5K5, whole genome shotgun sequence):
GTTCCTTGCAATTTTGTTGATTTGTGTGTGCGCGCGCGTGTTCGTAAACAGTAAAATTTTGCCCTTTTCCGTGCATTATATGCTAATCAAAGCGTTTTCTATTAATAGTTTATTGCCTTATGTTTTGTAATATTTGCTATGTACTTTTtcccaatttttatcaaatttctcTTGTTTGTGTTGCTGACAAGAGCCATGTTTGGTCACGCCTCGTTTTTTCTAATCTCTGTTTAGCCGGTTATAGTATCTCTCTTGATTGATCCCCGTTTCTAATTTTTGGGATTGAAAATCCCTGTACCGAACCGTATTTCTGGCTCGAGAGTCGAGACACTTGCCAAACACAATCTTTGTGGAGTAAATGGATCCATTGAAAGAGTTTAGAGTGGACGAGTATACACAAAAAGATTGGTAAATACTAAAGTACACGGAAAGATTGTTTTGATGGGCAAAAGTGTATTAGTGGGTTTGTAAGAGGTAAGAAGTAATTTTGTCCATCAAAACAATCTTTAGATGTACTTtgatatttatgaattttgacgTGTATTTTTGTCTACTTCAAATTCTTTCACGTGTACTTTTGTCTCTTTATTCATCTTTGTATGAACATAGTGTATTCTATATAATCTGTTTCTGTTTTGTAACTGGTTTAATTTATAGTTAGTTGTTTCATTtggtaattaataattaataatagggAATTAGGGATTTTGATGACAGGTTAACTATCAACATGTCTTATGCATCTAAAGATATGGTGATTTCATTGGCAATACTATTGCTTATGTTAGGCACACCATGCTCAAGTGCTTTTTGGAAGACTCGGAATAAGATTAAGACAGCTGTTTATCTTTCTCCCAAGATTGAACTTGGGCCAGGGTCAGTTTCGAATAAATTTTACTATGATATTGAGTTTCCAAGAGGTCATGTTGCGATTAAGAGTTTCAATGCTGAAGTAGTTGATGAAGCTGGAAACCCTGTACCTCTCCATAAAACTTATCTCCACCATTGGATTATTGTTGGATACCATGAATCCAAATCAAAACTTGCGACACACACAAAACATGATCTTCATCGTGTGGTTTGTGTGTCAGACTCAGTCTCAAAGTCACATATTATACTAAGAAATAGTGGCGTATGTCAGGGAAATATTCTTGGACAGTATTTTGGACTTGGATCCGAAACACGAGGAACGGCTACGGATATTCCAGATCCTTTTGGGATAGAAATAGGAAATCCAGCAGAAATTCCAGAAGGATATGAGGAGAAATGGTTGCTCAATGTCCACGCCATCGATACACGAGGTGTAGAGGATAAGCTAGGCTGCACTGAGTGTAAGTGTCACCTTTATAATGTTACAGTCAATGAATATGGCAACCCTTTGCCTCCAGATTACACAGGGGGTTTGTACTGTTGCTATGATGAGACTCAGTGCAGGTTGAAGAAAGGCTTTCAAGGTCCAAAGAGAAGCCTCTATCTGAGATACACTGTGAAATGGATTGATTGGGACGAATATGTTGTTCCTGTTAAGATTTATATAATTGATGTGACTGATACTTTGAAAATATCAGATACTTCAAATATAGCAAGCTCAAATCATGATTGCCGGGTAAGTGATTTCATCACAAAACATGTATATTGTCTCAATCAAAATTTAACTCCATAACATATTTTACTCTTCTTTTGTTACAGATTGAGTATGAAGTTGATCCTTGCAACATAGACCCCAAGAAAGGTAATGGTTGTCTTGATGTGAAGAGGACAACCGTTCCATTGGAAAAGGGTGGTTATGTGGTCTATGCTGTAGCTCATCAGCATTCAGGTGGAATCGGATCAACTCTATATGGACAGGTGATGATCAATAGTTATTCTTAATATTTGGATTTTACTTTCTAGTGCCATGACTTCATATGAAAAGTTGTTATTTCAACCTGTAATGA
Coding sequences:
- the LOC112792352 gene encoding uncharacterized protein, with the protein product MSYASKDMVISLAILLLMLGTPCSSAFWKTRNKIKTAVYLSPKIELGPGSVSNKFYYDIEFPRGHVAIKSFNAEVVDEAGNPVPLHKTYLHHWIIVGYHESKSKLATHTKHDLHRVVCVSDSVSKSHIILRNSGVCQGNILGQYFGLGSETRGTATDIPDPFGIEIGNPAEIPEGYEEKWLLNVHAIDTRGVEDKLGCTECKCHLYNVTVNEYGNPLPPDYTGGLYCCYDETQCRLKKGFQGPKRSLYLRYTVKWIDWDEYVVPVKIYIIDVTDTLKISDTSNIASSNHDCRIEYEVDPCNIDPKKGNGCLDVKRTTVPLEKGGYVVYAVAHQHSGGIGSTLYGQDGRVICTSMANYGTGDNAGNESGYIVGMTTCYPKPGSVKIIDGEKLTLESNYSSTTRGHTGVMGLFYLLVAEQLPHQH